Proteins from one Ahaetulla prasina isolate Xishuangbanna chromosome 2, ASM2864084v1, whole genome shotgun sequence genomic window:
- the LOC131191942 gene encoding uracil nucleotide/cysteinyl leukotriene receptor-like, with protein MWKNGTDASFPLRETPGSLPNNSAHLQCVAEAAFQHLLLPIIYSLVCILSLASNGVALWSSWVYRAQAPPIMIFIYNLIIIDLLFALSLPSQAVYHARRNDWPFGEGLCKVTNALFLANMFSCTLFLACICLERYVAVLHPVFYLRLKWPLYRVLLSMAIWSVVGIGLLIFFSRNTMTHHFSNGNTACMENFPAQVWSGSLAAMVLSSSALGFFLPFLTIIICSIVIAHRIMNLGHGTMQASSLRRHSLQTLLMVTSLLTLCFLPFHIIHVLHTLGRIGILSAPGLLHFTCSAQRAAMALASINSALDPLVYYFNMKPADWKLPCCGSVSQNLMEPGDIVNSPGESPGRSIILRD; from the coding sequence ATGTGGAAGAATGGCACAGATGCATCCTTCCCTTTGAGGGAAACGCCAGGCTCTCTTCCTAACAACTCAGCACATTTGCAGTGTGTGGCTGAAGCAGCATTCCAGCACTTACTGTTACCCATCATTTACAGCCTGGTTTGCATCCTGAGCCTGGCCTCAAACGGCGTGGCCTTATGGAGCTCTTGGGTCTACCGAGCCCAGGCCCCACCCATCATGATCTTCATCTACAACCTCATTATCATTGACCTGCTCTTTGCCCTGTCGCTGCCATCACAGGCAGTGTATCATGCCAGGCGCAATGACTGGCCCTTTGGAGAAGGCCTGTGCAAGGTCACCAATGCCCTCTTCCTGGCCAACATGTTCAGCTGCACCCTTTTCCTGGCCTGCATCTGCCTGGAGCGTTATGTGGCTGTCCTCCATCCTGTCTTCTACCTGCGCCTCAAATGGCCTCTGTATCGTGTGCTGCTCTCCATGGCTATCTGGTCTGTGGTAGGGATTGGATTGCTGATCTTCTTCTCCAGGAACACCATGACTCATCACTTTTCCAACGGAAACACCGCTTGCATGGAAAACTTCCCAGCCCAAGTTTGGAGTGGAAGTCTGGCAGCCATGGTCCTATCTTCCTCAGCCCTGGGCTTCTTCCTGCCCTTCCTTACTATCATTATCTGTTCCATTGTGATTGCCCACCGAATTATGAATCTGGGCCATGGGACAATGCAGGCATCTTCATTGCGTAGGCATTCCCTTCAAACCCTCTTGATGGTGACAAGCCTGCTCACCCTCTGTTTTCTCCCTTTTCATATCATTCATGTGCTACACACCCTGGGCCGTATTGGCATTCTTTCAGCTCCAGGATTGCTGCACTTCACTTGCTCAGCCCAGCGTGCAGCTATGGCCCTTGCTAGTATCAACAGTGCTCTTGACCCCTTGGTATACTATTTCAACATGAAGCCTGCAGACTGGAAGCTACCATGCTGCGGCTCAGTCAGTCAAAATCTTATGGAGCCAGGTGATATTGTTAATAGCCCAGGGGAGTCCCCTGGAAGGAGCATAATTCTTAGAGACTGA